A genomic region of Melanotaenia boesemani isolate fMelBoe1 chromosome 13, fMelBoe1.pri, whole genome shotgun sequence contains the following coding sequences:
- the dlgap4a gene encoding disks large-associated protein 4 translates to MKGLGASRSRHLSDSCEPAGCPQKPLCPLTSDPHSSFLLSPTINHYGTLDPHLHQCSPTSPTSLTPDCLLPFSQMTNSSTFPRLHFTPQTDQLDCGQTCMAGGGAGQGSRAGTLSTSLSMGMGLGFGLTGAPMITSGSATISSAAAAKMNRLPSNLLDQLERHLPLQRDGFSTLQFHRGRMSKQRSESPGRIRHLMHSVQKLFAKSQSLENSAMKGSINGRSTGGTTGEGEDGGRPSRRSKSKDRAKTEGPKQRPRPNTIGLWSSDDALDSDTTKAGTIAVGYRNPLTMMTLGRAVSDSQAPLRHIPQGYNTISTHSLKTSKSSSDLKFLACPAMQVGFKEEEAKNRGSKDDMVVKRGSWSTLTLSQARQVLQKGSATVNRTLLKSKSCHQDLTQQFLQVPLEDWTGTLGRGRARGTEIPCRRMRSGSYVKAMGDLEDSDDSEGSPKPSPKSAARRQSYLKATQQSLSEQQPPPPPRKPRCYALMREDLWSPLQSACSMQHLSSLPSLKELSTNRSLDNLDCLVNPLEGPPRHRKNDFSQCSGTLGRGSGTQRVSLHTFLQVCGQGCGHAVPYCEGESQAVEALDLPAPSCFRSRSHSYLRAIQAGCSQDEDTASVDSESPPPTTAAYSYCSNTLGNRKAPPPVPPRTTSKPLISVTLQSSTESAQDTYLDQQDRGSEANSQSGRSNSSDSLCSVRTGSLAKGTQPSPSAPAATPAPAAGSGTPVPAPRELPSITIVSTTTTSTSTQSQNDPVSTGITLEQPPTVPKRKLSSIGIQVDCLLPAPREEPLLLSTPLKFQSVGVQVENGRPLSRDSSMASRQNTVTEPQPQDAAPTGNNTTKCTNSQTVNVPATNGQDKTMEKQPLKHTASSRISTETLDPALDPSSLPPPDPSLESGNLSTLQGDSVQPSTPACLRDGNWFLKLLQAETGRMEGWCQQMEQETKDNKLSEEVLGTIRSAVGSAQLLISQKFEQFRGLCNENLNVNANPRPTAQDLAGFWDLLQLSIEDISMKFDELYQLKANNWQLPEKPEKKDENKQPPSSVPKKQSKPRLSTGKDRSVDSAVDKQRQEARKRLMAAKRAASVRQNSATESADSIEIYVPEAQTRL, encoded by the exons ATGAAAGGGTTAGGAGCCAGTCGCAGTCGTCACCTCTCTGACTCTTGTGAACCAGCGGGATGCCCTCAAAAGCCTCTGTGTCCTTTAACATCTGACCCTCACAGCTCCTTTCTGTTGAGCCCTACCATAAACCATTATGGCACTCTGGACCCCCATCTCCATCAGTGCTCTCCCACAAGCCCTACCTCCCTGACCCCTGACTGCCTGCTGCCTTTCAGCCAGATGACCAATAGCAGCACCTTCCCTCGTCTGCATTTTACCCCCCAGACAGACCAGCTTGACTGTGGCCAGACCTGCATGGCTGGTGGTGGAGCTgggcagggcagcagggcaGGTACACTGTCCACATCCTTGTCTATGGGTATGGGCTTGGGTTTTGGACTGACAGGTGCCCCTATGATTACTAGTGGATCAGCTACCatctcctctgcagctgcagccaaGATGAACCGGTTACCCTCCAACCTTCTGGATCAGCTTGAGAGGCACCTGCCCTTGCAGCGTGACGGTTTCAGTACGCTGCAGTTCCACAGAGGACGTATGTCCAAGCAACGCAGTGAAAGTCCAGGACGCATACGCCACCTTATGCACTCTGTGCAGAAGTTATTTGCTAAGTCCCAGTCTTTGGAAAACTCTGCAATGAAGGGCAGCATAAATGGACGCTCTACTGGTGGAACAACGGGAGAGGGAGAAGATGGCGGTAGACCAAGTCGCAGAAGCAAGAGTAAAGACAGGGCTAAGACTGAGGGGCCAAAACAGAGACCTAGACCTAATACGATAGGCCTCTGGAGCTCAGATGATGCCCTGGACTCTGACACTACCAAAGCAGGCACTATTGCTGTAGGTTACCGCAACCCACTGACCATGATGACTCTTGGCAGAGCAGTGTCAGACAGCCAGGCACCCCTCAGACATATCCCACAGGGCTACAACACAATTTCTACACATTCTCTCAAGACCTCAAAAAGCAGCAGCGACCTCAAGTTTCTGGCATGTCCAGCAATGCAAGTGGGATTCAAGGAAGAGGAGGCAAAAAACAGGGGAAGCAAGGATGATATGGTGGTGAAGAGGGGCTCCTGGTCAACGCTCACCCTCAGCCAGGCCAGGCAAGTGTTGCAGAAGGGCTCTGCCACTGTCAACAGGACTCTGCTCAAATCTAAGTCGTGCCATCAAGACTTGACACAACAGTTCCTTCAG GTCCCCCTGGAGGACTGGACAGGGACTTTGGGTCGTGGACGGGCCAGGGGAACCGAGATCCCTTGTCGAAGGATGCGAAGTGGCAGCTATGTGAAAGCTATGGGAGACTTAGAAGACAGTGACGACTCAGAAGGAAGCCCCAAACCATCGCCCAAATCTGCAGCTCGTCGTCAAAGCTATCTGAAGGCCACCCAGCAGTCTCTGAGCGAGCAGCAGCCGCCACCACCTCCACGCAA GCCTCGCTGTTACGCGCTCATGCGGGAGGATTTGTGGTCTCCTCTACAGAGTGCATGCTCTATGCAGCATCTGAG CTCCCTGCCATCCCTGAAAGAGCTGTCCACTAATCGGAGCCTTGATAACTTAGACTGCCTGGTGAACCCCCTGGAAGGCCCTCCACGTCATAGGAAGAATGATTTCAGCCAATGCTCTGGCACCCTGGGCAGAGGCTCGGGTACTCAG CGTGTGAGTCTACACACGTTCTTACAGGTATGTGGACAGGGCTGTGGACATGCTGTGCCCTACTGTGAAGGAGAATCGCAGGCAGTGGAGGCTCTGGATTTGCCTGCGCCATCGTGCTTCCGCTCGCGCAGCCACAGCTACCTGCGGGCCATCCAGGCCGGCTGTTCCCAGGATGAAGACACAGCTTCTGTGGACTCAGAGTCACCACCACCCACCACTGCAGCCTACAGCTACTGCTCCAACACAC TTGGCAATAGAAAGGCTCCTCCTCCAGTTCCACCTCGCACCACCTCTAAGCCCCTCATCTCAGTGACGTTGCAGAGCAGCACCGAGTCGGCCCAAGACACTTACCTTGACCAGCAGGACCGTGGGAGTGAGGCCAACAGCCAGTCAGGACGCAGCAACTCCTCTGACAGTCTCTGTAGCGTACGTACAGGCAGCCTGGCTAAGGGGACCCAGCCTTCACCCTCTGCACCTGCTGCAACCCCTGCACCTGCTGCAGGCTCTGGGACTCCTGTTCCAGCCCCTCGTGAGCTCCCTTCTATCACCATTGTCTCTACCACCACCACTTCCACATCCACTCAGTCCCAAAATGACCCCGTGAGCACTGGTATCACCCTAGAGCAGCCCCCAACTGTACCCAAGAGGAAACTGTCCTCTATTGGAATTCAG GTGGATTGTCTTCTTCCAGCTCCAAGAGAAGAACCATTACTCCTATCTACCCCTTTAAAGTTTCAGTCAGTTGGAGTTCAAGTTGAAAACGGCAGGCC TCTCAGTCGGGACAGCAGTATGGCCTCCAGACAAAATACAGTGACTGAGCCCCAGCCGCAGGATGCCGCACCCACAGGCAACAACACAACCAAATGCACCAACAGTCAGACAGTGAATGTTCCTGCAACCAACGGACAGGACAAAACCATGGAAAAGCAGCCCCTTAAACATACTGCTTCATCCAGGATATCCACAGAGACTCTGGACCCAGCTTTAGACCCTTCCTCCCTGCCACCACCAGATCCCAGCCTTGAGTCTGGAAACCTCAGCACGCTGCAGGGAGACTCTGTTCAGCCCAGTACGCCAGCTTGCCTCAGAGACGGCAACTGGTTTCTGAAGCTGCTTCAGGCGGAAACGGGCCGCATGGAGGGCTGGTGTCAACAGATGGAGCAGGAGACCAAAGACAACAAGCTGTCAGAGGAGG TGTTGGGGACGATCCGCAGTGCAGTAGGCAGTGCTCAGCTCCTCATATCACAGAAGTTTGAGCAATTCAGAGGGCTCTGTAATGAGAACTTG AACGTAAATGCCAACCCACGACCAACTGCACAGGACCTTGCAGGGTTCTGGGATCTGCTGCAACTTTCAATAGAGGACATCAGCATGAAGTTTGATGAGCTCTACCAGCTGAAAGCCAACAACTGGCAGCTTCCTGAGAAGCCAGAGAAGAAG GATGAGAACAAGCAGCCTCCATCGTCTGTGCCAAAGAAGCAGTCTAAGCCTCGGCTGTCGACAGGGAAGGACAGGAGTGTGGACTCAGCTGTGGACAAGCAGCGACAAGAAGCCAGAAAACGGTTGATGGCAGCAAAGCGGGCGGCATCAGTACGACAGAACTCAGCCACGGAAAGTGCTGACAGCATCGAAATCTACGTCCCAGAGGCCCAGACCCGCCTCTGA